From the genome of Pseudoalteromonas aliena SW19, one region includes:
- a CDS encoding AsmA family protein has protein sequence MKTLLKIIGVILLLCIALIVAAPFLIPTDTIFNKVSEQVEQTTGRTLTIKGDKTLSVFPALKLELNDVHFANMESGSRADMASMKQLAVHIPWFSLFGGEFKLDKFVINEPNILLETDKNGKANWQLFDAVAEQPKEQSQSGEAIKLPDNFDIELGEVAIYGGTFTYLDGQTGAKQQISDLELAILLPSLRKTLEVKGGITYMQERFELDIKLDTPAKAIEGATFNVEQSLDSRLVDLTFKGSIAKQGQDIKGQLALGGESVKSIAKWQGVELDAKDNAFNAFSVNGKMHLVGEKFNLEDLVATLDALEIKGKSELNLGKRLAINADIDLGMLDLNPYLPEAVAKQEEPVEQNDKPAEPIVWDDSKIDLSALNSLDADVVIRSSGLKANDIKLDANQFTVALKNSIAKLSLDSFSAYEGSGKGVININVQQVPYKISTNFDLADIDAQPLLTDATGFDKLMGKGSLNWNLNTTGQSQKSFIGALNGKLGFEFADGAVKGANIAEMVRKGKELISGNFGAASEGLDSGFEESEQTDFSALSGSFNFTNGVGRNTDLSLISPLIRISGEGDVNLPKTTVNYRLVTGIVSSIEGQGTTDDSTGFKIPLRIKGPFHDVGIKLDVSNVLKDEAKQKVDEAKEKAKKKAKEKIKDKLKGLFG, from the coding sequence ATGAAAACCTTACTTAAAATTATTGGTGTAATACTATTACTATGTATTGCATTAATTGTTGCTGCACCTTTTTTAATTCCTACCGATACCATTTTTAATAAAGTATCTGAACAGGTAGAACAAACTACTGGGCGCACTCTTACTATTAAAGGTGATAAAACTCTCAGTGTGTTTCCTGCCCTAAAGTTAGAACTTAACGATGTGCATTTTGCAAATATGGAATCAGGTTCGCGCGCCGACATGGCGAGTATGAAACAGCTTGCTGTACATATACCTTGGTTTTCATTATTTGGTGGTGAGTTTAAATTAGATAAGTTTGTTATAAACGAACCAAATATCCTATTAGAAACCGACAAAAATGGTAAAGCTAATTGGCAGTTGTTTGATGCAGTTGCAGAGCAACCTAAAGAGCAAAGTCAATCAGGTGAAGCGATAAAGCTTCCAGATAACTTTGATATTGAGCTTGGTGAGGTTGCTATTTATGGTGGCACCTTTACTTACCTAGATGGTCAAACAGGTGCTAAGCAACAAATTAGCGATTTAGAACTCGCTATTTTACTTCCTTCACTTCGTAAAACATTAGAAGTAAAAGGGGGTATTACTTATATGCAGGAGCGCTTTGAGCTTGATATAAAACTAGATACTCCTGCTAAAGCAATTGAAGGTGCAACTTTTAATGTTGAACAAAGTTTAGATTCTCGTTTAGTTGATTTAACGTTCAAAGGAAGTATAGCTAAGCAAGGGCAAGATATTAAAGGTCAGCTAGCACTGGGCGGTGAGTCTGTTAAAAGTATTGCGAAATGGCAAGGTGTAGAGTTAGACGCTAAAGACAATGCTTTTAACGCATTTAGTGTAAACGGTAAAATGCACCTAGTAGGTGAGAAATTTAATCTAGAAGATTTAGTCGCGACGTTAGACGCATTGGAAATAAAAGGTAAGAGCGAGCTCAATCTAGGCAAACGTTTAGCTATAAATGCTGATATTGATTTAGGTATGCTTGATTTAAACCCGTACCTACCTGAAGCAGTAGCAAAACAAGAAGAGCCAGTAGAGCAAAATGATAAACCTGCAGAACCAATAGTATGGGATGACAGTAAAATTGATTTAAGTGCATTAAATTCACTAGATGCGGATGTAGTTATTCGTTCAAGTGGATTAAAAGCCAACGATATTAAGCTCGATGCTAATCAATTTACTGTCGCCTTAAAAAATAGCATTGCAAAACTAAGTCTAGATAGCTTTTCTGCTTATGAGGGGTCAGGTAAAGGCGTTATCAATATAAACGTACAACAAGTACCTTATAAAATATCAACTAATTTTGACTTAGCAGATATAGATGCACAGCCTTTATTAACGGATGCGACAGGTTTTGACAAACTGATGGGTAAGGGGTCTTTAAATTGGAACCTAAATACAACAGGTCAAAGTCAAAAATCATTTATTGGTGCGCTCAACGGAAAGCTTGGATTTGAGTTTGCTGACGGAGCTGTAAAAGGTGCGAATATAGCTGAGATGGTTCGTAAAGGTAAGGAACTTATTTCAGGCAACTTTGGTGCTGCATCGGAAGGGCTTGATAGCGGATTTGAAGAATCAGAGCAAACAGATTTCTCAGCATTATCGGGTAGCTTTAACTTTACCAACGGCGTTGGCAGAAATACTGATCTATCACTAATTAGCCCGTTAATTAGAATATCTGGTGAAGGTGATGTTAATTTACCTAAAACAACAGTAAATTATCGCTTAGTAACCGGCATTGTTAGCTCAATCGAAGGACAAGGTACTACCGACGACAGTACTGGGTTTAAAATACCACTTCGAATAAAAGGGCCTTTTCACGATGTAGGCATAAAGCTTGATGTAAGTAATGTGCTTAAGGATGAAGCCAAACAAAAAGTCGATGAAGCAAAAGAAAAAGCTAAAAAGAAGGCGAAAGAAAAAATTAAAGATAAATTAAAAGGTTTATTTGGTTAA
- the rplN gene encoding 50S ribosomal protein L14 — MIQMQTQLEVADNSGARKVQCIKVLGGSHRRYAAIGDIIKVSVKEAIPRGKVKKGDVKNAVVVRTRKGVRRPDGSLIRFDSNAAVILNDNLQPIGTRIFGPVTRELRNDKFMKIVSLAPEVL; from the coding sequence ATGATCCAAATGCAAACTCAGCTGGAAGTTGCTGATAACAGCGGCGCTCGCAAAGTGCAGTGTATAAAAGTCCTTGGTGGTTCACACCGTCGCTACGCAGCGATTGGCGACATCATTAAAGTTTCTGTTAAAGAAGCTATTCCTCGCGGTAAAGTGAAGAAAGGTGATGTTAAAAACGCGGTAGTTGTGCGTACCAGAAAAGGTGTTCGCCGTCCAGATGGTTCTTTGATCCGTTTTGACAGCAACGCTGCTGTTATCTTAAATGATAACTTACAGCCAATTGGTACACGTATTTTCGGCCCTGTGACTCGCGAACTTCGTAATGATAAGTTCATGAAAATCGTTTCACTAGCCCCAGAAGTACTGTAA
- the rplX gene encoding 50S ribosomal protein L24: MAAKIRRDDEVIVLAGKDKGKRGKVLSVVTESGRIFVEGINLIKKHQKPVPQLNQAGGIVEKEASMDASNVAIFNSETSKADRVGFKIEDGKKLRIFKSTGKTI, encoded by the coding sequence ATGGCAGCAAAAATACGTCGTGATGACGAAGTAATCGTACTAGCAGGTAAAGACAAAGGTAAGCGCGGAAAAGTGCTTTCAGTTGTTACTGAATCTGGTCGAATCTTTGTCGAAGGCATAAACTTGATCAAGAAACACCAAAAGCCGGTTCCACAATTGAACCAAGCTGGCGGTATTGTTGAGAAAGAAGCATCTATGGATGCATCAAACGTTGCGATCTTCAACTCGGAAACGAGTAAAGCAGATCGTGTAGGTTTCAAGATTGAAGATGGTAAGAAATTACGTATCTTTAAATCTACTGGTAAAACTATCTAA
- the rplE gene encoding 50S ribosomal protein L5, producing MAKLHEVYKDKVVTELQEKFGFSSVMQVPQIEKITLNMGVGEALADKKILDHAVADLAAISGQKPLITKARKSVAGFKVREGYPIGCKVTLRGERMWDFFERLVSIAIPRIRDFRGVSAKSFDGRGNYSMGVREQIIFPEIDYDKVDRVRGMDITITTSAKSDEEGRALLEAFNFPFKK from the coding sequence ATGGCGAAACTGCATGAAGTATACAAAGACAAAGTAGTAACTGAACTTCAAGAGAAGTTTGGCTTCAGCTCTGTCATGCAAGTCCCTCAGATCGAAAAGATCACATTGAATATGGGCGTGGGCGAAGCCCTAGCTGACAAGAAGATTTTAGATCACGCAGTAGCGGATTTAGCAGCAATCTCTGGTCAGAAACCTTTAATCACTAAAGCACGCAAATCTGTTGCTGGCTTTAAAGTGCGTGAAGGCTACCCGATTGGTTGTAAAGTAACCCTACGCGGCGAGCGTATGTGGGACTTTTTTGAGCGTTTGGTATCAATCGCTATCCCACGTATTCGTGACTTCCGTGGCGTAAGTGCTAAGTCTTTTGATGGACGTGGTAACTACAGCATGGGCGTACGTGAACAAATCATCTTCCCAGAAATCGATTACGATAAAGTAGACCGTGTACGCGGTATGGATATTACTATCACTACTTCTGCGAAATCTGATGAGGAAGGCCGTGCGTTGTTAGAAGCGTTTAACTTCCCATTTAAGAAATAA
- the rpsN gene encoding 30S ribosomal protein S14: MAKNSMKAREAKRTKLVAQFAEKRTALKAIIADVNSSEDDRWDAVLKLQALPRDSSPVRQRNRCNITGRPHGYLRKFGMSRIKVREAAMRGEIPGLKKASW, from the coding sequence ATGGCAAAGAATTCTATGAAAGCGCGCGAAGCTAAGCGCACAAAACTAGTTGCTCAATTCGCTGAAAAGCGTACAGCACTAAAAGCTATCATCGCAGATGTTAATTCATCTGAAGATGATCGTTGGGACGCGGTTCTTAAGCTACAAGCTTTACCTCGTGATTCTAGCCCTGTACGTCAACGTAATCGTTGTAACATTACGGGCCGCCCACATGGTTACCTTCGCAAATTCGGCATGAGCCGTATTAAAGTTCGCGAAGCAGCTATGCGCGGTGAAATTCCTGGCCTTAAAAAGGCTAGCTGGTAA
- the rpsH gene encoding 30S ribosomal protein S8, translating to MSLQDPIADLFTRIRNGQSAKKVSVTMPTSKLKVALAKVLKDEGYIVDFTVDGEVKPELSIELKYFEGKAVIENIQRVSRPGLRIYKKRDQLPKVMGGLGIAIVSTSKGLMTDRTARSAGVGGEIIGFVA from the coding sequence ATGAGCTTGCAAGATCCTATCGCGGATTTGTTTACACGTATCCGTAACGGTCAATCAGCGAAGAAAGTATCTGTAACGATGCCAACTTCAAAGCTGAAAGTAGCATTAGCTAAAGTACTAAAAGACGAAGGTTATATCGTAGACTTCACAGTTGACGGTGAAGTTAAACCTGAGCTTTCTATCGAGTTGAAGTACTTCGAAGGCAAAGCTGTAATTGAAAATATCCAGCGTGTAAGTCGCCCTGGTTTACGTATCTATAAGAAACGTGACCAATTACCTAAGGTAATGGGTGGTCTTGGTATCGCTATCGTATCAACTTCTAAAGGCCTAATGACAGACCGCACAGCACGTAGTGCTGGTGTTGGTGGTGAAATCATTGGTTTTGTAGCTTAA
- the rplF gene encoding 50S ribosomal protein L6, whose amino-acid sequence MSRIAKAPITVPAGVEVTLKGQEITVKGKNGELTRTINNAVEVQVNDNVITTLPRDGVANAWAQAGTARALINNMVVGTHVGYEKKLQLVGVGYRAAAKGKTLDLTLGFSHPVNFAVPEGITIETPSQTEVLVKGVDKQLVGQTAANIRAYRKPEPYKGKGVRYSDENVRRKEAKKK is encoded by the coding sequence ATGTCTCGCATAGCAAAGGCACCAATTACTGTTCCTGCCGGTGTAGAAGTTACATTAAAAGGCCAGGAAATCACAGTTAAAGGCAAAAACGGTGAACTTACTCGTACTATCAACAACGCTGTTGAAGTACAAGTTAACGACAACGTTATTACTACTTTACCTCGTGATGGCGTAGCTAATGCATGGGCTCAAGCAGGTACTGCTCGTGCTCTAATCAACAACATGGTTGTTGGTACGCATGTAGGTTACGAGAAGAAACTTCAGTTAGTAGGCGTGGGTTACCGTGCTGCAGCTAAGGGTAAAACATTAGATTTAACTCTTGGCTTCTCACACCCAGTTAATTTCGCAGTTCCTGAAGGAATTACGATTGAAACTCCAAGCCAAACAGAAGTTCTAGTTAAGGGCGTAGATAAGCAGTTAGTTGGTCAAACAGCTGCTAACATTCGTGCATACCGTAAACCTGAGCCTTATAAAGGTAAGGGTGTTCGTTATTCAGATGAGAATGTACGCCGTAAAGAGGCTAAGAAGAAGTAA
- the rplR gene encoding 50S ribosomal protein L18 gives MDKKTARLRRAKRTRRNYIEQGTTRLVIHRTPRHIYAQVVNAEGNVLAAASTVEKAISETVKGTGNVEAAQAVGKAVAERAADKGIEKIAFDRSGFKYHGRVKALADAAREAGLQF, from the coding sequence ATGGATAAAAAAACAGCTCGTCTACGTCGTGCTAAACGCACTCGTAGAAATTATATTGAACAAGGCACAACGCGTCTTGTTATCCACCGCACGCCACGTCACATCTACGCTCAAGTTGTAAATGCTGAGGGTAATGTACTGGCTGCTGCTTCTACTGTTGAAAAGGCTATTAGCGAAACAGTTAAAGGCACCGGTAACGTTGAAGCTGCGCAAGCAGTTGGCAAAGCGGTTGCTGAACGTGCGGCTGACAAAGGCATCGAAAAGATTGCTTTTGATCGCAGTGGCTTTAAATATCACGGCCGTGTGAAGGCGCTAGCTGATGCTGCGCGTGAAGCCGGTTTGCAATTCTAG
- the rpsE gene encoding 30S ribosomal protein S5 → MANVEAKQQQPDLAEKLIAVNRVSKVVKGGRIFSFTALTVVGDGAGKVGFGYGKAREVPAAIQKAMEKARRNMINVDLNGNTLQHPVKGRHAGSLVFMKPASEGTGIIAGGAMRAVLEVTGVQNVLSKCYGSTNPINVVRATISALENMNSPQSIAAKRGLRVDEILG, encoded by the coding sequence ATGGCTAACGTAGAAGCAAAGCAACAACAGCCTGATCTAGCTGAAAAGCTAATCGCGGTAAACCGTGTGTCTAAAGTAGTTAAAGGTGGTCGTATCTTTAGCTTTACTGCACTAACTGTAGTTGGTGACGGCGCAGGTAAAGTAGGTTTTGGTTATGGTAAAGCACGTGAAGTTCCAGCTGCTATTCAAAAAGCAATGGAAAAAGCACGTCGCAACATGATCAATGTAGACCTAAATGGCAATACATTACAGCATCCTGTTAAGGGACGTCATGCTGGCTCACTAGTGTTCATGAAACCAGCCTCTGAAGGTACTGGTATCATCGCAGGTGGCGCTATGCGTGCAGTACTAGAAGTGACTGGTGTTCAGAACGTACTTTCTAAATGTTACGGTTCTACTAACCCAATCAACGTAGTACGTGCAACGATTTCGGCTCTTGAGAATATGAATTCTCCACAGTCAATCGCTGCAAAACGTGGCCTTCGCGTAGACGAAATACTGGGGTAA
- the rpmD gene encoding 50S ribosomal protein L30, with protein sequence MANQTVKVTQVKSSIGRLPKHKATLRGLGLRRINHTVELEDTACVRGMINKVSYMVKVEG encoded by the coding sequence ATGGCAAATCAAACTGTAAAAGTAACACAAGTAAAAAGCTCTATCGGTCGTTTACCGAAACATAAAGCTACATTACGCGGTCTTGGTTTACGTCGTATCAACCACACTGTTGAGTTAGAAGACACAGCATGTGTACGTGGTATGATAAACAAGGTTTCTTACATGGTTAAGGTAGAGGGTTAA
- the rplO gene encoding 50S ribosomal protein L15 gives MHLNTLSPAAGSKTAPKRVGRGIGSGLGKTGGRGHKGQKSRSGGKVRVGFEGGQMPMQRRLPKFGFTSRKSLVSAEINLFEIAKVEGDVVDLSALQAAGLVKKNVLFVKVVKSGEVSRAVTVKGLKASKGAREAIEAAGGKVED, from the coding sequence ATGCATTTGAATACACTTTCACCTGCTGCAGGTTCAAAAACTGCTCCAAAACGTGTTGGTCGTGGTATCGGTTCTGGTCTAGGTAAGACTGGTGGTCGTGGTCACAAAGGTCAAAAGTCACGTTCTGGCGGTAAAGTACGCGTTGGTTTTGAAGGCGGTCAAATGCCTATGCAACGTCGTCTACCTAAATTTGGTTTCACTTCTCGCAAATCTTTAGTATCTGCAGAAATAAACCTTTTTGAAATCGCTAAAGTAGAAGGCGATGTGGTAGACCTAAGCGCGTTACAAGCAGCTGGTCTAGTTAAAAAGAACGTTCTTTTCGTTAAAGTTGTTAAATCTGGCGAAGTTTCACGCGCTGTTACCGTTAAAGGCCTTAAAGCCTCTAAAGGTGCACGCGAAGCTATTGAAGCTGCCGGAGGCAAGGTAGAAGACTAA
- the secY gene encoding preprotein translocase subunit SecY → MAKPGQDTQSAQSGLSELKRRLLFVLGAIIIYRLGSFVPIPGIDAAVLADFFEQQKGTIVEMFNMFSGGALERASVLALGIMPYISASIITQLLTHMYPPFIELKKEGEQGRKKISQYTRYGTLVLATIQSIGIASSLPGMMEGLVVNPGMGFYFTAVVSLVTGTMFLMWLGEQITERGIGNGISVLIFVGIVANLPSAIGSTVEMARQGDLNVFVLLMVAVIVFAVTYLVVFFERGQRRIVVNYAKRQQGRQVFAAQSTHLPLKVNMAGVIPPIFASSIILFPGTIASWFGQGEGPVADVLQAVATTLTPGQPLYSLVLAAAIIFFCFFYTALVFNPRETADNLKKSGAFIPGIRPGEQTSKYIDKVMTRLTLAGALYITFICLVPEFMTMAWQTPFYFGGTSILIIVVVIMDFMAQVQTHLMSHQYDSVLKKANLKGYGR, encoded by the coding sequence ATGGCTAAACCAGGTCAAGATACACAAAGTGCACAAAGTGGACTTTCGGAATTGAAGCGCCGATTACTCTTCGTATTGGGTGCTATCATAATTTACCGTCTAGGTTCATTTGTGCCGATCCCTGGGATTGACGCCGCTGTACTTGCCGATTTCTTCGAGCAACAAAAGGGCACCATTGTTGAAATGTTCAACATGTTCAGTGGTGGTGCACTTGAGCGAGCTTCAGTGTTAGCACTGGGTATTATGCCGTATATCTCGGCTTCGATTATTACGCAACTATTAACGCATATGTATCCTCCGTTTATAGAGCTTAAGAAAGAAGGTGAGCAAGGGCGTAAAAAAATTAGCCAGTACACACGCTATGGCACGCTTGTGCTAGCTACTATTCAATCAATCGGTATTGCTTCTAGCTTACCGGGCATGATGGAGGGGTTAGTTGTTAACCCTGGTATGGGTTTCTATTTCACCGCTGTGGTGAGTTTAGTAACTGGTACTATGTTCCTTATGTGGTTGGGTGAACAAATAACAGAACGCGGTATCGGTAACGGTATCTCAGTTCTAATATTTGTTGGTATTGTAGCTAACTTGCCGTCTGCTATTGGTTCGACAGTCGAAATGGCGCGCCAAGGTGATTTGAATGTTTTTGTACTGTTGATGGTTGCGGTAATTGTATTCGCTGTTACTTATCTTGTAGTGTTTTTTGAACGTGGACAACGTCGTATTGTTGTAAACTACGCTAAACGCCAACAAGGTCGTCAAGTATTTGCTGCTCAAAGCACGCATTTACCACTAAAAGTAAACATGGCGGGTGTTATTCCACCAATCTTCGCTAGCAGTATAATTCTGTTCCCTGGTACAATTGCTAGCTGGTTCGGCCAAGGTGAAGGTCCGGTCGCTGATGTATTACAAGCTGTTGCTACTACGTTGACCCCAGGTCAACCGTTGTACTCACTTGTTTTAGCTGCGGCTATAATCTTCTTCTGCTTTTTCTACACAGCGTTGGTGTTTAACCCACGTGAAACAGCAGATAACCTTAAGAAATCTGGCGCATTTATCCCAGGTATTCGTCCAGGTGAGCAGACATCTAAATACATTGATAAAGTGATGACACGCCTGACATTGGCAGGTGCTTTGTATATAACCTTTATCTGTCTGGTGCCCGAATTCATGACTATGGCATGGCAAACGCCATTCTATTTCGGCGGTACATCAATTTTGATTATCGTTGTTGTAATCATGGACTTTATGGCACAAGTACAGACTCACCTGATGTCTCATCAGTATGATTCTGTGCTGAAAAAAGCGAACCTTAAAGGCTACGGTCGATAA
- the rpmJ gene encoding 50S ribosomal protein L36, producing the protein MKVRASVKKICRNCKVIKRAGVVRVICSEPKHKQRQG; encoded by the coding sequence ATGAAAGTACGTGCTTCCGTTAAGAAAATATGCCGTAACTGTAAAGTTATTAAACGTGCTGGTGTAGTACGCGTAATTTGCAGTGAGCCTAAGCATAAGCAAAGGCAAGGCTAA
- the rpsM gene encoding 30S ribosomal protein S13, which yields MARIAGINVPDHKHAVIGLTAIYGIGKTRSKAILEATGIAETTKIGELSDEILDVLRDAVGKYTVEGDLRREVTLNIKRLMDLGCYRGLRHRRSLPLRGQRTKTNARTRKGPRKPIKR from the coding sequence GTGGCCCGTATTGCTGGCATTAACGTCCCTGATCATAAACATGCAGTTATTGGTTTAACAGCTATTTATGGCATAGGTAAGACTCGCTCTAAGGCTATCTTAGAAGCGACTGGTATCGCCGAGACCACAAAAATCGGTGAACTTTCAGACGAAATTCTTGACGTACTGCGTGATGCAGTTGGCAAGTACACTGTTGAAGGTGATCTTCGTCGTGAAGTTACTTTAAATATCAAGCGCCTTATGGATCTTGGTTGCTATCGTGGCCTACGTCACCGTCGCTCTTTACCACTACGTGGTCAAAGAACTAAGACTAACGCGCGCACCCGTAAGGGTCCTCGTAAGCCTATTAAGCGATAA